In Calditrichota bacterium, the genomic window GTTTACTGTTTGAGCGGTTGTCTGAACATTACTGGGGATTTGAGTTCTTAAACCATGTTCGCGACGGGCGTGGCGACGCCGTTGTGCACGAAAATTGGCTTCCCATCCAATCGCAAAGCGTGGAAACGATTGTCGGATTGGATATCCTGCGCCGTGTAAACGATCCCCGTGCTTTTCTCCAGCAGGTGTATTCGGCTCTCAAACCGGAGGGACACCTGATCCTTTGGATCTCTCACGGGGCTTCGCTGCTTTTGGAGGACGATGCCTATTTCGATTTCTCTCCCAAAAGCCTTCATAATTTGGTAGAATCCGTTGGCTTGCAAATTGAGCACGAAAGCACATTGGTGGGGAAAGGGATAATTTTTCTGCAAAACGGCATGAAACTCTTTTCGCCCGCTTCAAATTATCTGGATGCTCAAAAATCAATTTTGTCCCGCGCCTTCTTATCTGCTCAATCGTTTTATTTAAAGCATTTCAGACAAAAATATCACCCCATCCCCTCCTCACGCGAAAATACGTACCCGATAGTAAACGGTTTCAAACTCTCCACATTGGTTGTGGGTCGAAAACTGTAAGAGAAAAAATGGCCGCCCAATTTGCGCGAATCGTCAGGAAACGTTGTAACCCTGAGGATAGCCCACGACTTTACACAAATTTACACGAAATATTCAAAAAAACGGCTCTACTAGAATTTTTGTGGATGGACTTTTCGCAATACCTGGTAAATAAAATTTTTCATTCCGGAAAAACCATTCATTTCGAGCTTTTCTCCGTATTGAAGCTATCTTGGGTACACATTCTGGTGACTTTGAGGCCCTTAGCCACCGATCCTCACGGACACGGAGGACCTTGAAGGGTCTGAAGGAAAAATTCCTTCCAAACCGTTCTTTCATAAGCAGCCCACGATTTTTAATCGTGGGGTTTTGTGAGGATGATCCAAAATCAAAAACCGTTTCAACGGTTTCGCTTTTTTGACTGGCTACGGCCTTCAGGCCTGTGTAAAAATACCGTAGATCATATCATT contains:
- a CDS encoding class I SAM-dependent methyltransferase, translating into MATREIKIPWILNESRRLSRLQRINASHLFKDTGVLVYDSEHNRYYVDQEKVPWWKWFSMEIRFRHLMKAWPFIHGRVLEIGCQGKPFRLLFERLSEHYWGFEFLNHVRDGRGDAVVHENWLPIQSQSVETIVGLDILRRVNDPRAFLQQVYSALKPEGHLILWISHGASLLLEDDAYFDFSPKSLHNLVESVGLQIEHESTLVGKGIIFLQNGMKLFSPASNYLDAQKSILSRAFLSAQSFYLKHFRQKYHPIPSSRENTYPIVNGFKLSTLVVGRKL